The Verrucomicrobiota bacterium genome segment CGTTCATCTCGAGCCCGCTGCTGAAGAACTGCCCGAGGTCCGTGAGGTCCCACTTCGTCGTCGTGGCGCGCGGCTTGGCCTTGACGGGCGCTTCCTTCTTGGCAGCGTCGGGGGCGGCCTTGGGCGCGTCTTGCTTGTCCTGCGCGTGGAGGGCGAGCGCGAACGATAGTGCGAGGGTCGGAGTGAGGACGAATCTCAACGTGTGCATGGGAGTTGTTTGAGCACCGGCCGGCACCAAGTTTGCCGGGAATGGACGAGGCGAACCACCATAAATTCAGCCTCCGGCCCGAATGTAACCGCAGAAAATCGTCGCCCGTCTCGTGTGAAAACCTGCCCGGAACAACGCCGTCCGGAGACAGCCGGCGGCCGGACAGGACAAACCGATTTGTCCGCCCGACGCCATGCCGAAGGAAGAGCCGATTGAGTTGACCGGCACGATCACACAGGTGCTGCCCGGCACCATGTTCCGCGTCGCGCTGGGGAACGGCCACGTGGTCCTCGCCCACATCTCCGGCAAGATGCGCAAACACTTCATCCGCATCTCCGTCGGGGACAAGGTCAAGGCCGAGATGTCGCCCTATGATCTGGGCAAGGCGCGGATCACCTTCCGCGCGAAGTAAAGGCCGTCGCCCGCTTACAGCACCTCCGCGAGGTGCCGCGCCTGGATCACCGTGAGCCACCACCAGACCAATCCCGCGCCCCCGCGCAGATAGAGCCACACGCCCCACGCGCCCCCCGCCGCCCAACCCGCAAGCACACCGGCCAGCACGTGCGCCGGAAGCGGCGGTTGCTTCGAACCTGCCGCGACGAACGCCACGAACACGCCGACGAGAATCGTCCCGCCCGCGGACCACTGCTCACGCCCCGTGAGACGCATAAACAACGCAAACGGCGCAAAGACCAGCAGCGACGAGGTCAGCCCGATTCCGAACAGGATTGAAGCCGCAAGCGACGGCAGGTCCTTCGGGAAGTCATCCGGCCGCAGCGGGCGCAACACGGGGTCGGTGAAGAAGAGCTTCGCGAGCGCCACGACTATCGCGGCCACGGTGACCGCCGCCCAGAGTTTCGGCTCCAGCTTCACAAACACCGGCCGTCCGGAATACTGCCCGTGCCAACCGAAGACAAAATTCCAGAGGAAAAACCCGCACACGAAGACGACGGCGAGCAGGAACGAAAGCGCGTCCGGTCGCTCGAACCACAGCGCCAGCCTCGGCCAGCACGCGAGTGCGGTGAACACACCCCCGCACAGCGAGGCGCGCAACACGGCGGGCTTGGCGAGCGAGCGCATGAATTCCCGGAGCCAAACAGTCGGTCATCGAGGTCCGGACGCCGCGGCTCAGGGCAGCGGCCTCCACCGCCCTTCTCGCAATGGTCATTTCCCCGCGAGTTCTTCGAGTTCGCCGCGCCCGGCGGACTTCGCCGCTCCTGCCGGGTCATCGCGTCGGACGCGGAACACGACGTCGAGTACGTTGCGGACGTGCTGCTCGTCCGTGAGGCCCTCCGTGGATTCGGGCGGGAATTCGACGAGCGACCGGAACCGCGCGGCAATCTCGCTGAAAAGTCCGACGCGCGCGGACGGGTCCAGTTCGTCGCGGCGCAGCAGGGCTTGCAACGCCACTGCGGCCTCGGCCGGGGAAACGCGCTGACGCAGCCGCGCCTCGAGGTGCGGGTGATCGCGAAGCGAGTTGTATTTGCGCGAGAGCAGTTGATCGAGGTCCGGCTCGCGCAGGCGCGGCTGGCGGACGACGACCGTGTTCGCCGCGAGGTCTCCGAGCCGCTGGTTGTGGCGGTTGAGGAACATCGCAACAGCGCCGACAAACCCGAGCAGCGGCAATGAATCCACCGGCCGCAGAAGATTGCGCATCACGACCTGGCTGAACTGCAGGCGCAATCCCTGCGCGTCCATCACGCGCATCCGGAGCACCCACTTGCCGAGCGTCTGCCCGCGCCACAACCACTCGCACCCGATGCCGTAGCCGACCTGCACGATAAACGGCAGCAGGATGCGCAGCGCGATGACGATGTCGGGGCTGACCATGATGAAGACCAGCGCAAGCGTGACGAGCACCTGCGTGATCACGTTCACGGTCGAAGTGTCGAGGACGAACCCGATGAACCGCAACATCGGCCCAGCCAGCGGCAGCGAGAACACGATCCCTTCCGGCGTGCGGATGTCGAGTGTGGCGGTGCGGGAGGTCACGTCGATTGCGGGAGTTTTGCCGCGGGCAATCCGCCCTCGGCCTGCTCGTCCGTCGTCGGCTTGAGGCCCGCGCGCGCGAGGAAAACCCACAGCACACCCAGTTCGACCACGCCGAACGCGATCTTCAACGAGTAGGGAATCACCGGCTCGTGATACTGCGAGAGAAACGCCTCGACGAATCCCGCCCACACCAGCATCACCGCCACGCCTCCGATGAGCGTGGCAAGGTCGGGCGCGGCCTGGCGCAACCGCTCGCGCAGCGACGCGCGGCTCCCGCGGCCGATCAGCGCCGAGGCAAGCACGAGCCCCGCCTGCCCTGCGATGAGAATCGCGGGAATCTCAATCGAACCGTGCGGCAGCAGCCATGCCGCAAGAAACTTCGACTGCCCCGCAATGATGTAGTCCGCGCAGATGAGGCCGAGGATCACGCCATTGTAGAAGAGCACCACGATGGTGCCGATGCCGTAGGTGAGACCGAAAGCCATCGCGTTAACCGACACTTGGATGTTGTTCCGCATGAGGTGCGCCGAGAATCTCGCCTTCGCGCCGGCATGGGCTGCGGTGCCGCCGGACTTTTCCTCCTCGGCGACGCGCTTGGCCGGGTCCCCGAGGTGATTCGCAAACATGCGCGGCAGCACGCTCGCCTTCGCATCGGGGTCGAACATGAGCGCGAACGCCCCGAGCGCGGTGCCCGCCAGGGTGATGATGACGCCAAGCCAGAATGCCCGCGCGTGCCGCCGGAAGGTGCGCGGAAACGTGACCATGAACCACTCCACCGGCCGTATGCGGTGGCCGCGTCGACGCGTCTCGTGAATCTCGCCGTATGCGCGCGCCACGAGGTTCTCGAGGAAGGCGCGCGTCTCCGGCTCGGCCGAGAAGGTCGCTATCTTCGCGAGGTCCGACGACGTGCGTTCGTAGAGGTAGTGCAGCCGCCGGAGCTGGGCGAGGTCCGGTTGAAACCCCGGCTCGTTCTCGAGACGCCCAAGCAGTTGCTCCAGCTCCGACCAAAACGGCCGCTCGGCGGTCACAAATTTTTCCACATCGATGATCACGTTCTAAATCAATTGCCGGCGTTTCACGCTAAAGTAATTGGTGACCAGCTGGGCGCAGAGCCGTTCGTTCTCGAGCAGGGTGAATTGCACGCCGCGCCGCTGCAGCGTCTTGTCCAGTTCGCGCAGGTTGTGCCAGAGCACGTGGCCGCCGAGCCGCTGATACACGTCGTCGAGCGAGCCCACGCTCGAATCGCTGAACAGCGGTTGCGCGCCCGGCGGCTGCATCATGTTCACGAGCACCAGATGCTGGCGGCTGAACAGGTCAAGGCTGCGCGTGAACTGCTCGGCCAGCAACGGGTCGTCCAGCGCCGTGAGCACGATAAGCAGTGCGCGACGCCGCATCCGCAGCCGGATGAACGTGGCCAGTTCGTCGAAGTCCGGCGACACGAGCCGCGGTTGCAGCGTGTAGATCGCGTCGCGGCAGGCCGCGTAATGGTCGGGGCCATTCTTCGCGCGGATGAACTTGTGGACGCGGTCGCTGAACGTGAGCAGGCCAAAATGGTCGCCCT includes the following:
- the infA gene encoding translation initiation factor IF-1; the encoded protein is MPKEEPIELTGTITQVLPGTMFRVALGNGHVVLAHISGKMRKHFIRISVGDKVKAEMSPYDLGKARITFRAK
- a CDS encoding RDD family protein codes for the protein MLRFIGFVLDTSTVNVITQVLVTLALVFIMVSPDIVIALRILLPFIVQVGYGIGCEWLWRGQTLGKWVLRMRVMDAQGLRLQFSQVVMRNLLRPVDSLPLLGFVGAVAMFLNRHNQRLGDLAANTVVVRQPRLREPDLDQLLSRKYNSLRDHPHLEARLRQRVSPAEAAVALQALLRRDELDPSARVGLFSEIAARFRSLVEFPPESTEGLTDEQHVRNVLDVVFRVRRDDPAGAAKSAGRGELEELAGK
- a CDS encoding stage II sporulation protein M, giving the protein MIIDVEKFVTAERPFWSELEQLLGRLENEPGFQPDLAQLRRLHYLYERTSSDLAKIATFSAEPETRAFLENLVARAYGEIHETRRRGHRIRPVEWFMVTFPRTFRRHARAFWLGVIITLAGTALGAFALMFDPDAKASVLPRMFANHLGDPAKRVAEEEKSGGTAAHAGAKARFSAHLMRNNIQVSVNAMAFGLTYGIGTIVVLFYNGVILGLICADYIIAGQSKFLAAWLLPHGSIEIPAILIAGQAGLVLASALIGRGSRASLRERLRQAAPDLATLIGGVAVMLVWAGFVEAFLSQYHEPVIPYSLKIAFGVVELGVLWVFLARAGLKPTTDEQAEGGLPAAKLPQST